Proteins from one Pirellulaceae bacterium genomic window:
- the galT gene encoding galactose-1-phosphate uridylyltransferase → MPSSTNPQSPEPTQPSVPERRYDPISGRWVVIAENRTARPHDLPIKIDEPQLESCSFCAGRESETTEPVAVWAPTASPSHDHEWQVRVVPNLYPAFVPAGSLTPDSPVIGKEHSLGLHDVVIESPQHQRRMTELTVAETRIVFEAYRGRLQDYAKADAIAYGFFFKNCGSAAGMSREHIHSQMVGLPFVPPVVQTELDNSKRFFLETGRCVFCDLIRRERDEKLRIVAESDQLIAFCPYASRFSYETWILPKKHLFFFEQTANDLLLELAQMVHEVLQGLEQELNRPAYNYLLHTNPFDTCRKDHYHWHIEIIPRLARLAGLEWGTGIHINSVSPEAAAVRLRKQTGC, encoded by the coding sequence ATGCCGAGCTCTACGAATCCACAATCGCCCGAGCCAACTCAGCCGTCTGTGCCTGAACGTCGCTACGACCCTATCTCGGGACGCTGGGTCGTAATCGCCGAAAACCGTACAGCCCGCCCGCACGATTTACCGATCAAGATTGACGAACCGCAACTCGAATCGTGCTCGTTCTGCGCCGGTCGAGAATCCGAAACGACCGAACCGGTTGCCGTTTGGGCGCCGACCGCATCCCCTTCGCATGACCACGAATGGCAAGTTCGTGTTGTCCCGAATCTCTATCCGGCATTCGTTCCAGCGGGCTCTCTTACACCCGACTCGCCGGTGATCGGCAAGGAGCATTCGTTGGGCTTGCACGATGTGGTGATCGAGTCGCCACAACATCAGCGACGCATGACTGAACTGACTGTCGCCGAAACCCGAATCGTTTTCGAGGCCTATCGCGGCCGCTTGCAAGACTATGCCAAAGCTGACGCAATCGCTTACGGATTTTTCTTCAAGAACTGTGGGAGTGCGGCCGGAATGTCGCGTGAACACATCCACAGTCAGATGGTAGGTCTGCCATTTGTGCCTCCCGTTGTGCAAACGGAACTCGATAACTCGAAAAGATTCTTTCTGGAAACGGGACGATGTGTTTTTTGCGATTTGATCCGCCGTGAACGAGACGAAAAACTACGAATCGTAGCCGAAAGTGACCAGCTGATCGCTTTCTGTCCTTATGCGAGTCGGTTCAGCTACGAAACTTGGATTCTTCCTAAAAAACATCTGTTCTTCTTTGAACAAACTGCGAATGATTTACTCCTCGAACTCGCGCAGATGGTTCACGAAGTATTGCAAGGTCTGGAACAAGAGCTTAATCGGCCAGCTTACAACTACTTGTTACATACAAACCCCTTTGACACTTGCCGGAAAGACCACTATCACTGGCATATTGAGATTATTCCGCGGCTCGCGCGGCTCGCTGGACTCGAATGGGGTACGGGGATTCACATCAACAGTGTCTCTCCCGAGGCAGCTGCGGTCAGACTGCGCAAACAAACCGGTTGCTAA
- a CDS encoding enolase C-terminal domain-like protein encodes MSKISTVTVKHANRSIWGHLAEREKSLPLVTPLDIYPQFQETRGSWFWDSGMAVIEIETEDGIVGSGWCEDGCDAIAKFIDLHLSHLLIGQNAAEIEGLWDRLFRASLPYGRKGVALHAISAIDIALWDIAGKVAGKPLYELLGGPVRESIPVYASALHPVGHEKVAEEARAYVAEGYKAMKMRFPYGPGAGVEGMRANEEHIANVRDAVGDDIEIMADAYMGWDFLYAKKMVRMLEPYQLAWLEEAFLPDDLNSYANLRQETDIPISGGEHEYTRFGFQQIIEKEAMDILQPDLRRCGGITEGKKIAALAYAAGLPIIPHAYGVTHIHFSLATVNCPMIEYFPMPSWDSLPDVEVEPIFHGEPQPQGGIVRMSQEAGLGVSVNPKIFS; translated from the coding sequence ATGAGTAAGATCAGCACTGTTACCGTGAAGCACGCGAACCGTTCGATTTGGGGCCACTTGGCGGAGAGAGAAAAATCGCTACCTCTCGTGACGCCACTCGATATTTACCCACAGTTTCAAGAAACACGTGGATCCTGGTTCTGGGATTCAGGAATGGCAGTCATTGAAATTGAGACGGAGGACGGGATTGTCGGTTCGGGATGGTGCGAGGATGGTTGCGATGCAATTGCCAAATTCATCGATCTTCACCTCAGCCATCTTCTGATTGGTCAGAATGCTGCAGAGATCGAGGGCCTTTGGGACCGTTTATTTCGAGCTTCACTTCCCTATGGCCGTAAGGGTGTCGCGTTACATGCGATCAGCGCGATCGACATTGCCTTGTGGGATATCGCCGGCAAGGTGGCGGGAAAGCCCCTCTACGAATTACTGGGGGGACCCGTGCGGGAATCCATTCCGGTTTACGCTTCCGCCCTCCATCCGGTTGGGCATGAAAAAGTGGCGGAAGAGGCACGGGCCTACGTCGCCGAGGGCTACAAGGCGATGAAAATGCGATTTCCCTATGGACCGGGTGCCGGTGTCGAGGGAATGCGGGCCAACGAAGAGCACATTGCGAATGTTCGGGACGCCGTGGGTGATGACATTGAGATCATGGCTGACGCCTACATGGGTTGGGACTTTCTTTACGCAAAAAAAATGGTGCGGATGCTCGAACCGTATCAACTAGCTTGGCTTGAGGAAGCCTTTTTGCCCGATGATCTCAACAGTTACGCCAATCTTCGCCAGGAAACTGACATTCCAATTTCAGGTGGAGAACACGAATACACAAGATTCGGATTCCAGCAGATCATTGAAAAAGAAGCGATGGATATTCTCCAACCGGACCTACGGCGGTGCGGAGGAATCACGGAGGGCAAAAAGATTGCCGCACTCGCCTACGCCGCAGGTTTGCCGATCATTCCACACGCTTATGGAGTCACGCACATCCACTTTTCACTGGCCACCGTCAATTGCCCAATGATTGAATATTTCCCCATGCCCTCCTGGGACTCCTTACCGGATGTGGAGGTTGAACCCATTTTCCACGGAGAACCACAACCGCAAGGCGGCATTGTTAGAATGAGCCAGGAGGCTGGACTCGGAGTAAGTGTGAACCCCAAGATTTTTTCCTGA
- a CDS encoding carbon-nitrogen hydrolase: MTEPFPPQIQVALIQMSCCCDPQTNIETALARIATAASEGADVVCLQELFASEYPCQTENHQQFDLAEPLPGPTYDRVSAAAQSNQVVVIGSFFEQRAPGIYHNTAVVFDTDGREVGRYRKMHIPDDPLYYEKFYFTPGDLGFRTIATSKGPLGVCICWDQWFPEAARLTALSGAQILFYPTAIGWLPAEKEQWGATQCSAWETMMRSHAIANGVFVAAANRIGQEGELEFWGQSFICDPNGNVIARAADDREQILRAECNLAQVDAVRTHWPFLRDRRIDAYQGLEKRYLEDDDC; the protein is encoded by the coding sequence ATGACCGAACCATTCCCCCCGCAGATCCAGGTAGCTTTGATTCAAATGAGCTGCTGCTGTGACCCACAAACGAATATCGAAACAGCCCTAGCGCGAATCGCGACAGCCGCCAGCGAGGGCGCAGACGTCGTCTGCTTGCAGGAACTATTTGCCAGCGAGTACCCGTGTCAGACCGAAAACCATCAACAGTTTGATCTCGCCGAACCCTTGCCGGGGCCAACCTATGATCGCGTATCGGCAGCAGCCCAGAGCAACCAGGTGGTCGTGATCGGTTCATTCTTCGAACAACGTGCTCCAGGCATCTATCACAACACAGCAGTCGTATTCGACACCGACGGGAGGGAAGTTGGACGTTACCGAAAAATGCACATCCCGGACGATCCGCTTTATTATGAAAAATTCTATTTCACACCTGGCGACCTCGGATTTCGAACGATCGCAACATCAAAAGGTCCGCTTGGCGTCTGCATCTGCTGGGACCAATGGTTTCCTGAGGCCGCGCGGCTGACGGCATTAAGTGGAGCTCAGATTCTGTTCTATCCGACGGCGATTGGCTGGCTACCGGCGGAAAAAGAACAGTGGGGTGCGACCCAATGCTCGGCGTGGGAAACCATGATGCGAAGCCACGCGATTGCGAATGGGGTTTTTGTTGCCGCAGCAAATCGGATCGGGCAGGAAGGTGAACTCGAATTCTGGGGCCAGTCATTTATCTGCGACCCGAACGGAAACGTGATCGCACGAGCGGCCGATGACCGGGAACAGATTCTTCGCGCCGAATGCAACCTGGCCCAAGTCGATGCCGTTCGTACCCATTGGCCCTTCCTACGTGATCGAAGAATCGACGCCTATCAAGGACTTGAAAAACGGTACCTCGAAGATGACGATTGCTGA
- a CDS encoding agmatine deiminase family protein yields MTIADPVSLGYRWPAEWEPHQATWLAWPHNAETWPGCLEAAQRQFAELVNSIAQFEPVRLLVGEGESLRTAERMLSGISNTQFHQIATNDAWIRDHGPTFLSADQIEREAAIIDWKFNAWGNKYAPFDRDDSVPRRIGELTGKRRFSADIVLEGGAIDGNGTGLLLTTDRCLLNPNRNPKLDRQQLESWLARWLGTKKVIWLAGEIPGDDTDGHIDQIARFIDRTTVILADRPEHPMAQQNQARLRQISEELQIELKTKTLPMPAARWNGSQRLPTSYINFYITNQAVIVPTFDDPADSVACECLQDSFPNRKIVPQAADILVAGLGAIHCLTQQEPVSNLP; encoded by the coding sequence ATGACGATTGCTGACCCCGTATCACTCGGCTATCGGTGGCCTGCCGAATGGGAACCTCACCAGGCAACTTGGCTTGCCTGGCCTCACAATGCCGAAACTTGGCCAGGCTGCCTTGAGGCCGCCCAACGCCAATTCGCAGAACTCGTCAACAGCATCGCGCAATTCGAACCCGTCCGGCTGCTGGTAGGTGAAGGCGAAAGCTTGCGAACGGCTGAGCGCATGCTCTCAGGAATCTCCAACACTCAATTTCACCAGATCGCTACCAATGATGCCTGGATCAGGGATCATGGCCCCACGTTTCTTTCTGCCGATCAGATTGAACGGGAAGCTGCCATAATTGACTGGAAATTCAACGCTTGGGGTAACAAGTATGCGCCTTTTGACCGGGATGACTCGGTCCCACGTCGAATCGGTGAGCTAACCGGTAAACGCCGTTTTTCGGCAGATATTGTTTTGGAAGGTGGCGCGATTGATGGAAATGGCACCGGGCTGCTACTCACGACCGATCGCTGCTTACTGAATCCCAATCGAAATCCGAAATTGGACCGCCAACAGTTGGAAAGTTGGCTCGCCCGCTGGCTCGGCACGAAAAAAGTGATCTGGTTGGCCGGTGAGATCCCTGGCGACGACACCGACGGCCACATCGATCAGATTGCCAGGTTTATTGATCGCACGACCGTCATCCTCGCTGATCGGCCCGAACATCCCATGGCCCAGCAAAACCAAGCTCGATTACGTCAAATCAGCGAAGAATTGCAAATCGAACTGAAAACCAAAACCCTGCCAATGCCCGCAGCTCGCTGGAACGGATCACAACGCTTGCCGACGAGTTACATAAATTTCTATATTACCAATCAAGCGGTAATCGTTCCGACGTTCGATGATCCAGCGGATTCCGTGGCTTGCGAATGCCTTCAGGACTCGTTTCCGAACCGAAAGATTGTGCCCCAAGCCGCGGATATTCTAGTCGCTGGCTTGGGAGCTATTCACTGTCTGACCCAACAAGAACCTGTTTCGAACTTACCATGA
- a CDS encoding DUF1926 domain-containing protein, which produces MMKQTINLCLALHNHQPVGNFDHVIQQAYEDSYLPFLDVFERYSNLRISLHTSGPLIEWFDNHHPEYLDRLAGLVTAGRIEIVGGAFYEPILTMIPSRDRIGQITDYSKWLESRLGADIRGMWIPERVWEQQLTSDLHAANIQYTLLDDRHFKNAGLRDDQLHGYYVTEDDGNLVSVFPGSERLRYLIPFANPHETIDFLRQSAERYPGSIMVFGDDGEKFGTWPDTKRHVYDEGWLSQFFDLLSANQEWLHTVTLSEAMQSVPPTGKVYLPEGSYREMTEWALPVARQNEFDHLSHEMESDERWQTLSQYLRGGYWRNFKVKYPETDEMYSRMMMVSRRLEEARQSGISEEVLEGPRRELYRGQCNCSYWHGAFGGVYLPHLRNAVFNHLIAADNLLDQILGKPACWVEGSADDFNFDARPEIQLRNDKLMCLLSPSFGGHMYELDVRSICHNLQASLTRREEAYHRKVLAGANSQEGEVASIHDRVIFKQENLDQRVQYDSYPRNSLVDHFYHPDTSLESVARGEANEIGDFVQGSFESRLRRNPDRIQAQLTREGKIGNHTVRITKGVTLQSGVSTLEIAYLLEGLPQDDPTLFGVEFNFAGMPSGADDRYFFSGDERFGQLGQQLSLTNLQSFGLSDEWLGLSVRLNLNQPTNFWTHPVETVSQSEGGFELVHQSVMVMPHWHVRGDQDGRWSVTLHLDIDTTFAESRMHADAAALS; this is translated from the coding sequence ATGATGAAACAGACAATCAATCTTTGCCTCGCGCTACACAACCACCAACCGGTGGGTAATTTTGACCATGTAATTCAACAAGCTTACGAAGACAGCTATCTCCCCTTTTTGGATGTCTTTGAACGCTATTCGAATCTACGTATTTCGTTGCACACCAGCGGCCCTTTGATCGAGTGGTTCGACAACCACCACCCCGAATATTTAGATCGGCTGGCTGGTCTTGTCACCGCCGGCAGGATCGAGATCGTGGGGGGAGCTTTTTACGAACCGATTCTCACGATGATTCCATCTCGTGATCGGATTGGTCAAATTACGGACTACAGCAAATGGCTTGAGTCTCGTTTGGGGGCGGACATTCGCGGCATGTGGATTCCCGAACGAGTTTGGGAACAGCAACTCACCAGCGACCTCCATGCAGCAAACATCCAATATACGCTTTTGGATGACCGCCATTTCAAGAATGCGGGACTCCGGGACGACCAACTGCACGGCTACTACGTCACAGAAGACGACGGTAACTTGGTCAGCGTCTTTCCGGGTAGCGAGCGTCTCCGATACTTGATTCCGTTTGCCAATCCTCATGAGACCATCGATTTCTTACGGCAATCGGCCGAACGTTATCCCGGCTCCATCATGGTGTTTGGCGACGACGGTGAAAAATTCGGGACCTGGCCTGACACAAAGCGACATGTTTACGACGAAGGATGGTTGAGCCAATTCTTTGATCTGCTTTCAGCGAATCAGGAATGGCTGCACACCGTCACACTTTCGGAAGCGATGCAAAGTGTCCCGCCAACGGGAAAAGTCTATTTACCTGAAGGCAGCTACCGAGAAATGACCGAGTGGGCTTTGCCTGTCGCTCGTCAAAACGAGTTTGATCATCTTTCTCACGAAATGGAGAGTGATGAACGTTGGCAAACACTCAGTCAGTATTTACGTGGTGGTTACTGGCGGAACTTCAAAGTGAAGTATCCCGAGACTGACGAGATGTATAGTCGCATGATGATGGTCAGCCGTCGTCTTGAGGAAGCCAGGCAAAGCGGTATTTCCGAGGAGGTTCTAGAGGGACCCCGTCGAGAACTTTACCGCGGTCAGTGTAACTGCAGTTATTGGCATGGAGCGTTCGGTGGAGTTTACCTCCCCCACCTGAGAAACGCTGTCTTCAACCATCTGATCGCCGCGGACAACCTACTGGACCAGATTCTGGGTAAGCCCGCATGCTGGGTAGAAGGCTCCGCCGACGATTTCAACTTCGACGCACGCCCTGAAATTCAGTTACGAAATGACAAATTAATGTGTCTGCTATCGCCGTCCTTCGGTGGCCACATGTATGAATTAGACGTGCGATCAATTTGCCATAACTTGCAAGCCTCACTGACTCGGCGAGAAGAGGCCTATCACCGCAAGGTGCTTGCTGGTGCTAACTCACAAGAGGGTGAAGTGGCCAGCATTCACGATCGAGTTATCTTCAAGCAAGAAAATCTGGACCAACGCGTTCAGTACGACAGTTACCCTCGCAACTCGCTCGTCGACCATTTTTACCATCCGGACACAAGTTTGGAATCGGTCGCACGGGGTGAGGCCAACGAAATTGGCGACTTCGTTCAGGGTTCCTTTGAATCGCGACTCCGACGCAATCCGGATCGCATCCAAGCCCAACTGACTCGTGAAGGCAAGATCGGAAACCACACCGTACGGATTACCAAAGGCGTCACCCTTCAGTCCGGCGTCTCGACACTTGAAATTGCCTACCTTCTGGAAGGGCTACCTCAGGACGATCCGACGCTGTTTGGCGTCGAGTTCAACTTTGCGGGCATGCCGTCCGGCGCCGATGATCGCTACTTTTTCTCGGGTGACGAACGGTTCGGTCAGCTTGGTCAGCAACTTTCGTTGACCAACCTGCAAAGTTTTGGCTTGTCCGACGAGTGGTTGGGGCTCAGCGTTCGCTTGAACCTGAATCAGCCCACCAACTTCTGGACCCATCCGGTAGAAACCGTCAGCCAGTCCGAAGGTGGTTTCGAGCTTGTTCACCAGTCAGTCATGGTTATGCCTCACTGGCATGTCCGCGGCGATCAAGATGGACGTTGGAGTGTGACGCTCCACTTGGACATCGACACGACATTCGCTGAAAGTCGCATGCACGCGGACGCAGCAGCCTTGTCGTAA
- a CDS encoding class I SAM-dependent methyltransferase — protein MKQQTTNASAAAHNRNAWDQLAKQKQRFTRAAKDEEFREPLRILDGNGWLGGQIEGKRLLCLAAGGGRQAPLYAATGAQVTVVDVSPDQLELDRIVAAERGLDIRTVETSMDDLAMFSVGEFDIVIHPVSTCYVPNVNAVYQQVSRVTAAGGLYISQHKQPVSLQASTTPIDAGYPLAEPYYREGPLPAVNGSLHREEGTLEFLHRWDQLLGAMCQAGFLIEDLTEPCHAEPEAELGTFGHRSQYAPPYVRIKARRRADSQQMPMVWTP, from the coding sequence ATGAAACAACAAACGACTAACGCCTCCGCGGCTGCACACAACCGAAACGCTTGGGATCAATTGGCCAAGCAGAAGCAACGCTTCACCAGAGCTGCAAAAGATGAGGAATTCCGGGAACCGCTGCGAATCCTGGACGGCAACGGCTGGCTGGGAGGGCAAATTGAGGGCAAACGCCTGCTGTGCCTCGCCGCCGGCGGAGGTCGCCAAGCACCTCTTTACGCAGCGACCGGAGCGCAAGTGACCGTCGTGGATGTCAGCCCCGATCAATTGGAACTAGATCGCATCGTGGCCGCCGAACGCGGACTGGACATCCGCACCGTGGAAACATCCATGGACGATCTCGCTATGTTCTCAGTCGGCGAGTTCGACATCGTGATTCATCCGGTCAGCACATGCTACGTCCCGAATGTGAACGCGGTTTACCAACAAGTTTCACGAGTCACCGCTGCGGGTGGACTCTATATTAGCCAACACAAACAACCCGTTAGCCTGCAGGCATCCACCACTCCCATCGACGCAGGTTATCCTTTGGCAGAACCCTACTACCGAGAAGGTCCACTCCCCGCAGTCAACGGCAGTCTGCACCGCGAAGAAGGAACGCTGGAGTTCTTGCATCGCTGGGATCAGTTACTTGGAGCGATGTGTCAAGCGGGTTTCTTAATCGAAGACCTGACGGAACCTTGCCATGCGGAGCCGGAAGCGGAGCTTGGCACGTTCGGGCACCGAAGTCAGTACGCTCCTCCCTACGTTCGCATCAAAGCCAGGCGACGCGCCGATAGTCAACAAATGCCAATGGTTTGGACACCTTGA
- the bioD gene encoding dethiobiotin synthase, with protein MKRKPNHGLFITGTDTGVGKTYVTAAIARALRATGCRVGVYKPVASGCETRADQPLVTDAQELWDAADRPLDLERVCPQTFAAPLAPHLAARAEGREMDVDGLVGGLEAWADFEFVLVEGAGGLMSPVTNELYVADLAEQMGFPLVIVAPNRIGVINQALQTLICAMTFRDGLSLAGVVLNDLEHSAQDDPSLESNQDELAARSIPPVLARVGWRDSQALQAIDWRQLAKLEGE; from the coding sequence ATGAAACGCAAACCGAATCATGGGTTGTTCATTACTGGTACGGACACAGGAGTCGGCAAAACGTATGTTACGGCGGCGATTGCTCGTGCGCTGCGAGCTACCGGATGTCGAGTGGGTGTTTACAAGCCTGTCGCCAGCGGTTGTGAAACTCGTGCGGATCAACCGCTTGTTACTGACGCTCAGGAGCTCTGGGACGCGGCCGATCGACCGTTGGATTTGGAGCGGGTTTGTCCGCAGACGTTCGCGGCTCCGCTTGCTCCCCATCTGGCAGCTCGAGCGGAAGGGCGTGAAATGGATGTGGACGGTCTGGTAGGAGGCCTCGAGGCTTGGGCTGACTTTGAATTTGTTCTTGTCGAAGGAGCCGGCGGTCTGATGTCGCCAGTGACCAATGAACTCTATGTGGCCGATTTGGCCGAGCAGATGGGATTTCCGCTTGTAATCGTCGCACCGAATCGAATTGGAGTCATCAATCAGGCGTTGCAAACCTTGATTTGTGCTATGACTTTTCGAGACGGCTTGTCGCTGGCGGGAGTTGTGTTGAATGACCTCGAACATTCCGCCCAAGATGATCCCAGTTTGGAATCGAATCAAGATGAACTGGCTGCTCGCAGTATTCCGCCGGTTTTAGCCCGTGTTGGCTGGCGAGACTCTCAGGCTCTGCAAGCGATCGATTGGCGACAGCTTGCGAAGCTGGAGGGCGAGTAG
- the glgA gene encoding glycogen synthase GlgA, with translation MKILMASSEVVPFAKTGGLADVCGSLPVELAKLGHQISVIMPAFRSVTKTDIPLTDTGLAVDIPIGSKIVSGRILRSQLPGSNVPVFFVEQPDYFDRNELYRESGEDYKDNCERFVFFCRAVMECVRLLDLDIDLIHANDWQTGLIPALQKIEYESAPGYEHIATLLTIHNMAYQGQFWHWDMLLTGIDWKYFNWHQMEYYGNLNLLKTGIVFSDSINTVSPRYAQEIQTDPFGCGLENVLGHRRKVLSGIINGVSYDAWNPATDPHLASNFDPTDWQTGKLSCKTDLQQRLELPTKPDVPLIGLVGRLADQKGFDLVAQVMRHWVTSRDVQWAILGTGEPSYHELFKQLSADYPDRVAAKLEFSNEWAHQIEAGADIFLMPSRYEPCGLNQLYSLKYGTVPVVHATGGLADSIADASPSNLSAQSANGFSFDVYEAAALERTLDRACEMYRDDKPTWNQLVNTGMQQDWSWAESARKYAELYESTIARANSAVCA, from the coding sequence TTGAAGATCTTGATGGCCAGCAGCGAAGTTGTGCCGTTCGCAAAGACGGGCGGCCTTGCAGATGTTTGTGGTTCTTTGCCCGTCGAACTCGCGAAACTCGGCCACCAAATTTCTGTGATCATGCCAGCCTTTCGGTCGGTAACAAAAACAGACATCCCGCTCACTGACACGGGCTTAGCGGTCGATATACCGATCGGAAGCAAAATCGTGAGCGGCCGCATCCTTCGCAGCCAGCTGCCGGGCAGCAATGTACCCGTATTTTTCGTGGAGCAACCCGACTATTTTGATCGGAACGAACTCTATCGTGAATCAGGCGAGGATTACAAAGACAATTGCGAACGCTTTGTCTTCTTCTGTCGAGCGGTAATGGAGTGCGTTCGTTTGCTCGATTTGGATATCGACTTGATCCACGCCAACGACTGGCAAACCGGATTGATTCCTGCGCTTCAAAAAATTGAATACGAAAGTGCCCCCGGTTACGAACACATCGCGACTCTGCTCACCATCCACAACATGGCCTACCAAGGTCAGTTCTGGCACTGGGACATGCTTCTGACGGGGATCGACTGGAAGTACTTCAACTGGCATCAGATGGAGTACTACGGCAACCTTAACCTGCTCAAGACCGGCATCGTGTTTTCAGATTCCATCAACACGGTCAGCCCTCGATATGCCCAGGAGATTCAAACGGATCCGTTTGGATGTGGTCTCGAAAACGTACTCGGCCATCGCCGTAAGGTGTTGTCGGGCATTATCAATGGCGTCAGTTACGACGCCTGGAATCCGGCAACCGACCCGCACCTCGCGTCGAATTTCGATCCGACGGATTGGCAGACGGGCAAACTGAGCTGCAAAACAGATTTACAACAGCGTTTGGAACTACCGACAAAGCCGGACGTACCTTTGATCGGACTGGTCGGTCGGCTAGCTGACCAGAAAGGTTTCGACCTAGTCGCACAAGTCATGAGACACTGGGTCACCTCTCGCGACGTGCAATGGGCAATTCTCGGTACGGGTGAACCGAGCTACCATGAACTGTTCAAACAGCTATCGGCAGACTATCCCGATAGAGTGGCTGCAAAGCTCGAGTTTTCGAACGAGTGGGCTCACCAGATCGAAGCGGGTGCTGACATCTTTTTGATGCCCAGTCGTTATGAGCCATGTGGATTGAATCAACTCTACAGTTTGAAGTATGGTACGGTCCCGGTCGTGCACGCTACGGGTGGATTGGCGGACTCGATTGCCGACGCATCACCGAGTAATCTGTCAGCGCAATCCGCCAACGGATTTAGTTTCGACGTCTACGAAGCGGCGGCGTTGGAGCGCACTTTGGATCGGGCGTGCGAGATGTATCGCGACGATAAACCGACATGGAATCAGCTGGTCAACACCGGCATGCAACAGGATTGGTCCTGGGCTGAAAGTGCCCGCAAGTATGCCGAGCTCTACGAATCCACAATCGCCCGAGCCAACTCAGCCGTCTGTGCCTGA
- a CDS encoding cyclase family protein — MKPLSRYAALLIVAVVGSVHFASAEQDGSAQNGAVKPSQIKGWKKGIGWGWIWGRKDEVGAFNAMTDESRAAALRLATHGKVYDLGITYSRNSYIWPGHSPGEVMTYRSPEGVARQKDHEFALPAVNPVENRWHSCALFINDNVATQIDGLGHVTAGKDNHWYNGFTESQWGGDFGPRKCDSTTIPPVVARGVMLDIAGLKGVDELESGYGITPADIDAALAAQNMELLPGDCVFVRTGTLRHWGDDGADHEKIAEHDSAGITLATARYLVEEHGAMMIGSDTSGLEQAPAAAGSKSFIPVHNYLLIEQGVHIAEFHYLEDLADDEVYEFCYVASTNKIAGTAAGFTMRPLAMK, encoded by the coding sequence ATGAAACCACTATCACGGTATGCCGCATTACTGATTGTCGCTGTTGTCGGATCGGTTCATTTTGCTTCCGCGGAACAAGACGGCTCTGCACAAAACGGGGCTGTCAAACCATCACAAATCAAGGGCTGGAAAAAAGGTATCGGCTGGGGTTGGATTTGGGGACGAAAAGATGAAGTCGGAGCCTTCAATGCGATGACGGATGAGAGCCGGGCCGCTGCCCTACGACTCGCCACCCATGGCAAAGTCTATGATCTTGGCATCACTTACAGTCGGAACAGTTACATCTGGCCCGGGCACAGCCCTGGAGAAGTCATGACTTACCGATCACCGGAGGGAGTGGCCCGTCAAAAAGACCATGAATTCGCGCTGCCGGCTGTTAATCCGGTCGAGAATCGTTGGCACAGTTGCGCGCTGTTTATCAACGACAATGTGGCGACCCAAATCGATGGTCTCGGTCACGTCACGGCTGGCAAAGACAACCACTGGTACAATGGTTTCACGGAAAGTCAGTGGGGAGGTGACTTTGGACCACGCAAGTGTGATTCAACCACCATCCCTCCCGTGGTAGCGCGCGGCGTCATGCTTGACATCGCAGGGCTCAAAGGAGTCGACGAGCTCGAGTCGGGATACGGCATTACCCCTGCCGACATCGACGCAGCCCTTGCTGCTCAAAACATGGAATTGCTCCCAGGCGACTGCGTCTTTGTCAGGACTGGAACTTTGCGACACTGGGGCGACGACGGTGCAGATCACGAAAAAATTGCCGAGCACGATTCGGCTGGCATCACCCTGGCTACTGCGAGATACCTGGTTGAAGAACACGGAGCCATGATGATTGGATCGGATACGAGTGGGCTGGAGCAGGCGCCCGCTGCCGCTGGATCAAAATCATTCATCCCAGTCCACAACTATTTGCTGATCGAGCAAGGAGTACACATTGCCGAATTCCATTACCTGGAGGATCTTGCCGACGACGAGGTTTACGAATTCTGCTACGTGGCCTCAACCAATAAAATCGCCGGCACGGCGGCCGGGTTCACCATGCGACCACTCGCGATGAAGTGA